GGCGGTGGGCTCGCCGAACCAGCGGGTGAGCGCCCCGGTCAGGTCGCCGGCGCCGCCGTCCGCCCACACGATGTGGCCGTCGGGGCGCACCAGGACGGCGTGCAGGGCGCCGGTGTCGTGGGCGTCCTGGTCGGCCCAGCTGCCGGTGACCACGTCGACGCGGCCGGCCCAGCCCTCGGCGGTGTCGGTGAGGGCGGCCGCGTCGGTGGTGCCGGCGGTGATGACGAGCACGCCGCGGGCGGGGTGCAGCAGTTCGGCGACCCGTACGCGGCTGCCGTCGGGGCGCTCCACGGCCCGGTAGGGGGCCAGCCGCAGGCCGAGCAGCGGGTGGCCGCCGTCGCCGACGTCGTAGCGCAGGTGCAGGCCGCTGACCCGGCCGGCCAGGTGGCGGGCGGCGGCGGGCAGTTGCACCAGTTCCCGCATCACGGCGCGCAGCGGCTCCATCTCCTCGCCGCTGAGGTAGAGCAGCGACATGGCGTGCACGTCGGTCATGAGTTTCTCGCCGACCGGGTGCCGCTCGGAGTGGTAGGTGTCCAGGAGGGTTTCGGGTGCGTGGCCGCGCAGGACGGCGGCGAGTTTCCAGCCCAGGTTGGCGGCGTCCTGCAGGCCGACGCTGACGCCCTGGGCGCCGAGCGGGGCGTGGTCGTGGGCGGCGTCCCCGGCCAGCAGGATCCGGCCCTTGCGGTAGTCCTCGGCAAGGCCGCTGGCGTTGGTCAGGGCGCACATCCACGACGCGTCGGCGTGGTGGATGTCCTCGCCGGTCAGCCGCTGCCAGGCGTCGGCGACCTCGGCGAAGGTGAGTTCGCCCTCGCCGTGGTGCGGGCGCACGCCGGGTTCGTGGATGACGATGCGGTCGACGCCCGGCTCCAGGGTGACCGAGAGGATCATGCCGCCGCCGGGGATGCGCTCGCCGATGGGCCGCATGCGCAGATCGGCGCCGACCACGTCCGCCAGGTACAGGCCCCGGGTGGCTTCCTCGCCGGGGAAGGCGATGCCGGCCAGGCGGCGCACGGTGCTGCGGCCGCCGTCGCAGCCCACCAGATAGGCGGCCGTCTCCTCCAGCGGGCCGTCGGGGGTCTCGAAGCGGGCGACGACGCCGTCGTCGGTCTCGGTGAAGCCGGTCAGCTCGCAGCCGCGGCGCACCTCGACACCGAGGTCGCTCACCCAGGCGCCGAGCATGTCCTCGGTGGCCGACTGGGCCAGGCCCATCACCCCGAAGTGGCTCTCCTCCAGCAGCGAGAAGTCGATGCGGACACCGCCGTAGTGGCCCTGCTTGCCCCAGCGGATGTCGCCGAGCCGCTCCAGAAGGCCCCGCTGGTCGAAGATCTCGGCGGTGCGGCTGGTGAATCCCAGGCCGCGCGACTCACCGCTGGGGGCGGGCAGTTTGTCGTAGACGACGACGTCCGCGCCGCCGAGCCGCAGCTCGCCGGCGAGCATCAGACCGACCGGGCCGGCTCCCACGATGATCGCACCGTGTGCCATGTCGACTCCTCACGCAGGTGGATGGGCACCAGAAAAGCCCACCGCGGTGGACGGGCGGTGCAGCCCGGCTCAAGAGGCCCCGGCCACCCCCGGGGACCGGGACCGCAACGGCCCGGCGCGGGACCGGGGACGGGACCGGAGCGACCCGGGACGGGGCCGGGGCCGGGCAGCGGACGGCGGACGGCCCCGCCGGTCGGGGGAGGCCGGCGGGGCCGTGATCAGGGGCGCGCACCCGGCACGCGGCACGCTCGCAGCAGCGGGTCAGTAGCAGGTCAGTAGTGGACGCGGACCAGCTGGCCGTCGTTGCCGGTGGAGTTGTTGGTGACGTAGAGGGCGCCGTGCGGGCCGGTGGCCAGGCCGGTGGGCGTGTTGAGCTGGTCGCCGGTCGGTATCTCGGTGACCGTCTTCGTCTTCACGTCGATCTTCGAGATGCTGCCCGGCAGCGGCGGGCCGGCCTGGAAGCCCTGGGTGAAGGAGAGTGCCAGCAGGTTGCCGTGGCAGTCCACGGCCAGGTCGATCAGGTTGCTCAGGCCGGTGACGAGGACCTCGGGCGCTCCGCCCGGGGCGATCTTCCAGATGCGGGCGGAGCCGGTGACGGTGCCGCTCATGTCGGCGAAGTAGACGGTGCCGTCGGGGGCGGTGACGATGCCGGTGGGCACGCCCTCGGCGACCCGCGAGGGGGTCGCGTTGGTCGGCACCACGAACTCGGTGGAGGTCGCCCCCTTGGCGGCGGTGCGCACGAGGGTGTTGCCGCCGGCGTCGGTGACCAGGAAGCCGCCGCCGCTGCGGGTCAGTGACCAGGGGTTGGCGTGGACTTCGCCGCCGTCCGGGTTCAGCCGGGTCTCGTGGTCGGTCAGGTCTCCCAGGATCCTGCCGTCGCGGGTGCGGAAGACCGTGCCCAGCGTGGCTGCCTCGGGGCCCAGCGCGGCGCGGGTGGCGGTGGTGCCGCCGAGACCGCTTGCGACGTCGTAGCCGCCGCCGGGGTCGGCCAGGACGTCGGTGGGGCCGGTGACGTCGCTCTGGGTGCCGCCGGCCGCGCCCTTCCCGGTGGACGCGAGCCCCGTCACCACCCGGCCCTTGAAACTGCCCTTGACCTTGTAGATCGCACCGGTCTTGCCGACGCAGCTCTGCCCCTCGGGGCAGCCCGGAAGGCCCTCGCCGGCCTCGGCGACCAGGACCGTGCCGTCGGACAGGACGGTGATGCCGTGCGGGCTCTTCAGCCCGGACGCGATGACCTCCAGCGTCGCCGTGGTGCCGGCGTGCGCGGCCGGAGCGGCGAGCAGCGGGGCGGCGACGATGCCCGCCGCTCCGGCCGCCACCAGCGCTTTTCTGAAGGAGCTGCGTGAAATCGACATGGATTCTCCCTGACTGAGGTCAGCTCCCCGCAATTCTGGGGCGGATACGGAATCCGCTCCCGGAAGAGGGGAGGAAAAAGGGGTTCATATAACTTCAGAAAACCAAAGAGGAACTGAATTGCGGGAATATTCGAGTGCGGCTCCAGGGCTTTTCCAGCTAGGGAACAGATTGAATAGAGGGCGGAATTTCCGGGAAGGGCGGGATTCCTTGTGTGGCGGGTTCGGCGGGATGTCCCAGGGCCCGGTCGACCAGCGCGCCGGCCAGGCCGGTGCCGGCGGCCGGGTCGAGCAGGGCGGCCAGCTGCCGGGGGGTCAGCAGGCCGTGCAGTTCGGGGAGTTCGGCCAGGACGTCGGCCAGCGGGCGGCAGGCGTCGGCGGCGGCCCGCGACGCCCGCGTCAGCAGGTCCTTGGCCGCCGCCCGGCCCAACTGGGGGGCGAGCGCGGCCGCGACGCGCTCGGAGGCGATCTGCCCGCCGGTCGCCTGAAGGTTGGCCCGCATCCGCTCCGGCCGGACGGTCAGGCCCGCGGCCAGTTCGGCGGCGGTGTGGGCCGCTCCCCCGGTCAGCCGCAGGCATTCGCGCAGCGGCTGCCATTCGGCATGCCAGCCGCCGGCCGACCGCTCGTCCTCGCCCGTCAGGCACTGCGCCAGGACGGCGGCCAGCGCGGGCACCTGAAGGGCCGCGGAGCGGATCAGCGTGGCCAGCACGGGGTTTTGTTTGTGCGGCATCGCCGAGGAGGCGCCGCGCCCGGACGCTGCCGGCTCGGCCACCTCGCCGACCTCCGTGCGGGCCAGCACCAGCACATCGGCGGCGATCTTGCCGAGGACGCCGGTGGTGTGCGCGAGCGCCGCGCCCAGGTCGGCGACGGGCGTGCGCAGCGCGTGCCAGGGCAGCACCGGCACGGCCAGGCCCGTCTCGTCGGCGAACGCCTCGAGGAGGCCGGTCAGCAGCGCCTCGGGGCCGGCGCCGGGGCCGGCGTGGTGCGCATAGCCCGCCAGCGTGCCGGCCGCCCCGCCCAGGGACACCGGCAGTCCGCAGTCCAGGATCCGCTGCAGCCGCGCCTGGGCGTCCAGGACGCCCTGTCGCCAGCCGGCCGCCTTGAGGCCGAAGGTGGTGGGCACGGCGTGCAGGGCCAGGGTGCGGCCCGCCATCACCGTGTCCCGGTGCCCGGCGGCCAGCACCGCCAGCGAGGCGGCCACCGCCCGCAGATCCTCCACGATCAGCCCAAGCGCCCGCGCGGCCACCAGCATCGCCCCGGTGTCGAAGACGTCCTGGCTGGTGGAGCCCCGGTGGACGTACTCGGCGGCCTGCGGCGTCTCGGCGGCCACGACCGCACCCAGCGCCGCGACCAGGCCCACGACCGGGTTCGCCGTCTCCCGCGCGGCCAGCGCCAGGCGGCGCAGGTCCAGCTTCTCGGCGCGCGCCGCGGCCGTGATCGCCGCCGCCGCCCAGCCGGGCACGGTGTGGCATCGCGCCTGCGCGCGGGCCAGCGCCGCCTCCGCGTCCAGCATCGCCTGCAGCCAGGCCATGTCCCCCACGGCCGCCTCGACGGGGGTGCCCGCACGGACCGGGGACAGCAGCCCGGCGTCCAGGCAGGCCGCACCCTCACCCGCCAGCTCCAGTGCCGGTGCCGCCGGGGCCAGTGCCGCCGGGGCGGGGGCGGGTGGCGCC
Above is a genomic segment from Streptomyces sp. R21 containing:
- a CDS encoding ScyD/ScyE family protein, with translation MSISRSSFRKALVAAGAAGIVAAPLLAAPAAHAGTTATLEVIASGLKSPHGITVLSDGTVLVAEAGEGLPGCPEGQSCVGKTGAIYKVKGSFKGRVVTGLASTGKGAAGGTQSDVTGPTDVLADPGGGYDVASGLGGTTATRAALGPEAATLGTVFRTRDGRILGDLTDHETRLNPDGGEVHANPWSLTRSGGGFLVTDAGGNTLVRTAAKGATSTEFVVPTNATPSRVAEGVPTGIVTAPDGTVYFADMSGTVTGSARIWKIAPGGAPEVLVTGLSNLIDLAVDCHGNLLALSFTQGFQAGPPLPGSISKIDVKTKTVTEIPTGDQLNTPTGLATGPHGALYVTNNSTGNDGQLVRVHY
- a CDS encoding FAD-dependent monooxygenase; translated protein: MAHGAIIVGAGPVGLMLAGELRLGGADVVVYDKLPAPSGESRGLGFTSRTAEIFDQRGLLERLGDIRWGKQGHYGGVRIDFSLLEESHFGVMGLAQSATEDMLGAWVSDLGVEVRRGCELTGFTETDDGVVARFETPDGPLEETAAYLVGCDGGRSTVRRLAGIAFPGEEATRGLYLADVVGADLRMRPIGERIPGGGMILSVTLEPGVDRIVIHEPGVRPHHGEGELTFAEVADAWQRLTGEDIHHADASWMCALTNASGLAEDYRKGRILLAGDAAHDHAPLGAQGVSVGLQDAANLGWKLAAVLRGHAPETLLDTYHSERHPVGEKLMTDVHAMSLLYLSGEEMEPLRAVMRELVQLPAAARHLAGRVSGLHLRYDVGDGGHPLLGLRLAPYRAVERPDGSRVRVAELLHPARGVLVITAGTTDAAALTDTAEGWAGRVDVVTGSWADQDAHDTGALHAVLVRPDGHIVWADGGAGDLTGALTRWFGEPTA
- a CDS encoding lyase family protein, which gives rise to MAPAAPALELAGEGAACLDAGLLSPVRAGTPVEAAVGDMAWLQAMLDAEAALARAQARCHTVPGWAAAAITAAARAEKLDLRRLALAARETANPVVGLVAALGAVVAAETPQAAEYVHRGSTSQDVFDTGAMLVAARALGLIVEDLRAVAASLAVLAAGHRDTVMAGRTLALHAVPTTFGLKAAGWRQGVLDAQARLQRILDCGLPVSLGGAAGTLAGYAHHAGPGAGPEALLTGLLEAFADETGLAVPVLPWHALRTPVADLGAALAHTTGVLGKIAADVLVLARTEVGEVAEPAASGRGASSAMPHKQNPVLATLIRSAALQVPALAAVLAQCLTGEDERSAGGWHAEWQPLRECLRLTGGAAHTAAELAAGLTVRPERMRANLQATGGQIASERVAAALAPQLGRAAAKDLLTRASRAAADACRPLADVLAELPELHGLLTPRQLAALLDPAAGTGLAGALVDRALGHPAEPATQGIPPFPEIPPSIQSVP